GGCCGGCGCCCCACCCCGCTGACCGGGGGCGTCCGGTCGGGGCCATAGGCTCGCCCGCATGGCACGAATTGCGGTGATCGGCGCCGGCATGGGCGCGATGGCGACGGCGGCCCGGCTGGCAGTGGCGGGACACCGGGTGACGGTGTACGAGCGGGGCGCGACCTACGGCGGGGCCGTCGGCCGGTACGAGCGGGACGGTTTCGCCTTCGACACCGGACCCGGGCTGCTGCACCTGCCGGCCGTCTACCGCGACCTCTTCGTGAAGACCGGCAGGCGGCCGCTGGAGGACTGCGTCGAGATGACGCAGGCCGACCCGGCCGTCCGGCACGTCCTGCCCGCCCACGGCATCGACGCCACCCTGCCCGGCGCCTCGCACGGCGGGGTGGCCGCCGCCCTGGACGCCGCGTTCGGCCAGGGCTCCGGCGAGCGGTGGAACGGCGTGCTGGGCCGCGCCCGGGACGCCTGGGACCCCACCCGGCGCCCGCTGCTGGAGGAGCCCCTGCGCGAGGGGGCCCGGCAGGCGCTGGGCGGCGATCCGTACCCGGCCCTGCGGCGCAGCGGCCTGTTCCGCCGCCGTACGCCGACCCTCGCCGAGATGGCCGGGCGGGAGCTGGGCGGCCCCCTGGCGGAGGTGCTGACCGGGGTGGTCCGCGGCTACGGGGTCGACCCTGCCACGGCGCCCGCCTCGGCGGCCGTGCTGCCGTACATGGAGCAGACCTTCGGCAGCTGGTACGTGCGCGGCGGGATGCGGGCGCTGGCCACCGCCGTCCACGAGCGCTGCCTGGAGCGGAAGGTCGCCTTCGTCTTCGGGACGGAGGTGCGCGAGGTCCTGGTCCGGGACGGCCGGGCGGCCGGCCTGCTGCTGGCCGACGGCACCGAGGCGGCCGCCGACCACGTCGTCTGCGGCATCGACCCGCGGCGGCTGCCGGCCGCTTCGCTGCCGTGGCCCGCCGAGGCCGTGCCGGCCCGCGGCGACGGCGTGCCCGGCCGGATCACGCTGCTGCTCGCCCTGCGCGGGGCCCGCCCGGCGGGGACCGTCCACCGCACCCTCGTGCACTCCGCCGGGGCGCAGGTCACCGTCATGCGGCCGGACGATCCCGGCACGCGGCCCGACCCGGAGCACGAGGCGGTCACCGTGAGCGCCGTGCACGGTCCGGGGACCTCGGAGCCCGGGGAGCTGCTG
This DNA window, taken from Streptomyces sp. TN58, encodes the following:
- a CDS encoding phytoene desaturase family protein; amino-acid sequence: MARIAVIGAGMGAMATAARLAVAGHRVTVYERGATYGGAVGRYERDGFAFDTGPGLLHLPAVYRDLFVKTGRRPLEDCVEMTQADPAVRHVLPAHGIDATLPGASHGGVAAALDAAFGQGSGERWNGVLGRARDAWDPTRRPLLEEPLREGARQALGGDPYPALRRSGLFRRRTPTLAEMAGRELGGPLAEVLTGVVRGYGVDPATAPASAAVLPYMEQTFGSWYVRGGMRALATAVHERCLERKVAFVFGTEVREVLVRDGRAAGLLLADGTEAAADHVVCGIDPRRLPAASLPWPAEAVPARGDGVPGRITLLLALRGARPAGTVHRTLVHSAGAQVTVMRPDDPGTRPDPEHEAVTVSAVHGPGTSEPGELLNLAEKAVQGLRERLLWQEVRTPADVEAATGAVGGAVPPPALAGAGGRLLYPANSTAVPGLYLAGGWAHPGGGLAHAGMTGALVAGLIVEGADFRGSR